In the genome of Candidatus Methanomethylicota archaeon, one region contains:
- a CDS encoding glycosyltransferase family 2 protein, producing the protein MFLELLTKIAHASIFILSIFLVGITAYNLLLFLAGTIRSKRYKHHHLPFTQLKTISLIIPIKDELSVLSGLTKSILNLDYPTELFEVIFVTPRSSERYLEEFHLLLNKNGIHVKIVVDEGKGKPAALNAGLKVAVGEIIGVFDSDSILPSNILRRVSRIFINESVTAIQGVTRSYNDGDNILSKLTSVEQEIYFKMFLKPRSSLNLFIPFTGSCLFIRRELLLRIGGWNANSLAEDFDLALRLYDEGIKVKLEPTIYCWQETPSMLKSYVIQRVRWFRGFIELIPCGLHKLTNLERLDIFLMLLGPVILSMSLLVFTYFLVSDEVILSPLLKPLASLVGTLAIPSLICLILKPRVFSRIPAFIMGVIGYWILESSIAIVSVMMGLLRLKIQWIRTPKIGVKEYVT; encoded by the coding sequence ATGTTTTTAGAACTTTTAACTAAGATAGCGCATGCAAGCATCTTCATATTATCCATATTTTTAGTCGGAATTACAGCTTACAACTTGTTATTATTCTTAGCAGGCACAATAAGATCCAAGAGATATAAGCACCATCATTTACCCTTCACCCAGCTCAAAACAATTTCTCTAATAATACCCATAAAAGATGAGCTTTCCGTCCTTTCAGGGCTAACGAAGTCAATTCTAAATCTAGATTATCCAACCGAACTCTTTGAAGTAATCTTTGTAACTCCAAGGAGCTCAGAACGATATTTAGAAGAATTCCATCTTTTATTAAATAAAAATGGGATACATGTTAAAATCGTAGTAGATGAAGGTAAGGGTAAGCCTGCCGCACTGAATGCTGGGTTGAAGGTAGCCGTTGGTGAGATAATTGGCGTATTTGACTCTGACTCAATACTACCTTCAAATATCTTGCGAAGAGTTTCAAGAATTTTTATAAATGAAAGTGTAACAGCTATTCAAGGAGTAACAAGGTCTTATAATGATGGAGACAATATCCTTAGTAAACTTACCTCTGTGGAGCAAGAAATTTATTTCAAGATGTTCCTGAAACCAAGATCCTCTTTAAACCTCTTTATACCTTTTACAGGCTCATGTCTTTTCATAAGGAGAGAGCTCCTTCTAAGGATTGGTGGATGGAATGCTAATTCGTTGGCTGAAGATTTTGATTTAGCTCTAAGACTTTACGATGAAGGAATTAAGGTTAAGCTGGAACCTACCATTTACTGTTGGCAGGAGACGCCTTCCATGTTAAAGAGCTACGTTATTCAGAGAGTGAGATGGTTTAGAGGATTCATAGAACTTATCCCATGCGGTCTCCATAAGCTGACTAATTTAGAGAGGCTTGACATATTTTTAATGCTTCTGGGGCCAGTAATACTCTCCATGTCCTTACTAGTTTTTACATACTTCTTGGTTTCAGATGAAGTCATATTATCTCCTTTGCTGAAGCCGCTGGCAAGCCTAGTTGGAACCCTTGCTATACCATCGCTCATATGCTTAATACTAAAACCAAGAGTATTTAGCAGGATTCCAGCCTTTATTATGGGAGTAATTGGCTATTGGATCTTGGAGTCGAGCATTGCTATAGTATCCGTTATGATGGGACTACTGAGATTAAAGATCCAATGGATTAGGACTCCGAAAATTGGTGTAAAAGAGTACGTCACCTAA
- a CDS encoding ATP-binding cassette domain-containing protein — protein MFHEGIVKVSNVMKVYRTKTEDVVVLRNVFLTLSSGEIIVVMGPSGVGKTTLLRIIYGLLRPDKGIVEVMGSNIYELTRRDRDKLMLQFVGYMPQEDRLFETLNIEENLALPLLALGYSKKIIPQRVKQLLSLMDMEKLAKRLPNELSMGQRRKILLLRALANDPLILLLDEPTANIDSVSVESILEYLKYLKEEKNMSILLTSHDYRVVKIADKVFWLSDGTLKIRGDLTKNKSRRHFSGNSA, from the coding sequence ATGTTTCATGAAGGTATAGTGAAAGTCAGTAATGTAATGAAAGTCTATAGGACAAAGACTGAAGATGTTGTAGTACTTCGTAATGTATTTCTTACTCTATCATCTGGTGAAATTATAGTTGTTATGGGGCCAAGTGGTGTAGGAAAAACTACGTTGTTAAGGATAATCTATGGGCTCCTACGGCCAGATAAAGGAATTGTAGAAGTTATGGGATCGAACATTTATGAGCTAACACGTAGGGATAGAGATAAGTTAATGTTACAATTTGTCGGATATATGCCTCAGGAAGATAGGCTTTTTGAAACCCTTAATATCGAAGAGAATCTCGCGCTTCCACTACTCGCCCTTGGATATTCTAAGAAAATAATCCCACAACGTGTTAAACAGTTGTTAAGTTTAATGGACATGGAGAAGCTTGCTAAGAGATTACCAAATGAGCTGAGCATGGGTCAGCGTAGAAAGATATTATTACTTAGAGCCCTAGCAAATGATCCTTTAATACTCCTTTTGGATGAGCCAACAGCAAACATAGATTCAGTTAGTGTAGAGTCAATCCTAGAGTATCTTAAATATTTAAAAGAGGAGAAAAATATGTCAATTCTATTAACTTCACATGATTATAGAGTGGTTAAGATAGCTGATAAAGTATTCTGGTTATCAGACGGTACTTTGAAAATACGTGGGGATCTCACTAAAAATAAGTCTAGACGGCACTTCTCAGGGAATTCTGCCTGA
- a CDS encoding glycosyltransferase: protein MCKTIYNRGYSTKDITIFGFRSNDDKGYCTSTNNLEGIIFSVIVPVKGPLNKKWLEYLDNIFPHNSEIILIGENISHWTPSSRKIILIEAKCNRSQARNLGLSICKGDLVFFFDIDQIPSKRLVDEAVELFKKGYDMIKVPERFIGTTLWGRASALWKTSIQEADKEYGCIPRIYSRRVFSRIGGFDINLDILEDFILYLRARKAGLKEAWALSPLYHFEQRSLREIIEKSFFYAKALYSLRVKGAENKVILVKYVKAIHAFIKVITSKEDLGVKICCIALIAFRLLLIISQFIRRIIRI, encoded by the coding sequence ATGTGTAAAACGATCTATAATCGTGGATATAGCACTAAGGACATTACTATCTTTGGATTTAGATCTAATGATGATAAGGGTTATTGCACATCTACTAATAACCTTGAAGGTATTATCTTTTCAGTCATAGTACCCGTAAAAGGACCCCTTAATAAAAAATGGTTAGAGTATCTTGATAATATCTTTCCTCACAATTCCGAGATAATACTAATTGGAGAAAACATATCACATTGGACTCCATCGTCAAGGAAGATTATCTTAATAGAAGCTAAATGTAATAGATCACAGGCTAGGAATCTTGGGCTATCAATCTGTAAGGGAGATTTAGTATTCTTCTTCGATATAGATCAAATACCATCCAAAAGATTGGTAGATGAGGCCGTGGAGTTATTCAAAAAGGGCTATGATATGATAAAGGTCCCTGAAAGATTCATAGGTACAACTTTATGGGGGAGGGCATCAGCTTTATGGAAGACATCCATACAAGAAGCTGATAAGGAATATGGATGTATCCCTCGCATATACTCTAGGAGAGTATTTTCAAGGATTGGTGGTTTTGATATAAACTTAGATATTCTTGAAGACTTTATCTTATATTTAAGAGCTCGGAAAGCAGGTTTAAAAGAGGCTTGGGCCCTCTCGCCACTTTACCATTTTGAGCAGCGTAGTCTAAGAGAAATAATTGAGAAAAGCTTTTTCTATGCGAAGGCATTATATTCGCTTCGCGTAAAAGGAGCAGAAAATAAAGTAATCTTAGTAAAATATGTGAAAGCAATTCACGCATTTATCAAGGTGATAACCTCAAAAGAGGACTTAGGAGTTAAGATATGTTGTATAGCATTAATAGCCTTTCGACTGCTACTTATAATTTCCCAGTTTATCCGGAGAATAATTCGCATATAA